Proteins encoded in a region of the Gulosibacter sediminis genome:
- a CDS encoding ABC transporter substrate-binding protein, producing the protein MASPSESAVSATTMRLATSGFIDSFNPFTSIYLTPTNALRYMYENLVQYSAEDGSPTEGLAESWETEEDGARWVYKIREGMTWSDGEPITAEDVKWTYDQMMEDDLMGTANGSLVSNFESVEAPDDTTLIINLTAPQAPVPGQEIPVVPEHIWSEIDNPSEYPNDADVVGSGPYILESYSPNEGFVLKANPDFWRGAPSIDQLQYVYYTDNDASIQALRAGDIDFISGLTPQQFSALEGEEGITTSSGEGRRYTSIAINPGQVTRDGEAYGNSSPALADVEVRQAIRKGIDSQALLDNVMDGQGVHATSFVPASYETWMLPEDDPSIMEFDPEAARTQLDEAGWTEGADGIREKDGEKLTLTLQIDGSDPTEQALSEYIQPWMADIGIDLKVEATDSDTLSANTTAGNYDMYFSGWSLGPDPDYQLSINTCANLPTDTEGNGGTTQDGYCDEEFDSLYEQQRTELDHDARVELVHEMLAMNYTASVQVALYYPNQLEAYRSDRFENFTKMPTDNGIIANQSGYWGFMDVTPVGESGSGGGSQTGLWIVIGGVVVVAAIVVVVMISRRKKSADIE; encoded by the coding sequence GTGGCATCGCCGTCCGAGTCGGCCGTCAGCGCCACCACCATGCGCCTGGCCACCTCGGGCTTCATCGACTCATTCAATCCCTTCACCTCGATCTACCTCACGCCGACCAACGCGCTGCGGTACATGTACGAGAACCTCGTGCAGTACAGCGCCGAGGACGGCTCGCCGACCGAGGGCCTCGCCGAATCGTGGGAGACCGAGGAGGACGGTGCTCGCTGGGTCTACAAGATCCGCGAGGGCATGACCTGGTCCGACGGCGAGCCAATCACGGCCGAGGACGTCAAATGGACCTACGACCAGATGATGGAAGACGACCTCATGGGCACCGCCAACGGCAGCCTCGTGAGCAACTTCGAATCGGTCGAAGCGCCTGACGACACGACGCTGATCATCAACCTCACTGCGCCGCAGGCCCCCGTGCCCGGCCAGGAGATTCCGGTCGTGCCCGAGCACATCTGGAGCGAAATCGACAACCCGTCGGAGTATCCGAACGACGCCGACGTGGTCGGTTCGGGCCCGTACATCCTCGAGAGCTACTCACCGAATGAGGGCTTCGTACTCAAGGCGAACCCGGACTTCTGGCGCGGTGCTCCGAGTATCGACCAGCTCCAGTACGTCTACTACACCGATAACGACGCGTCGATCCAGGCGCTGCGCGCCGGTGACATCGACTTCATCTCGGGCCTCACGCCGCAGCAGTTCAGCGCGCTTGAGGGCGAAGAGGGCATCACCACGAGCTCCGGCGAGGGCCGCCGCTACACGTCCATCGCCATCAACCCGGGGCAGGTCACCCGTGACGGCGAGGCCTACGGCAACTCGAGCCCCGCGCTCGCCGACGTCGAGGTGCGCCAGGCGATCCGCAAGGGCATCGACAGCCAGGCATTGCTCGACAACGTCATGGACGGCCAGGGCGTGCACGCCACGAGCTTCGTGCCCGCGAGCTACGAGACCTGGATGCTGCCCGAGGACGACCCCTCGATTATGGAGTTCGACCCCGAGGCCGCGCGCACGCAGCTTGACGAGGCCGGCTGGACCGAGGGCGCCGACGGCATTCGTGAGAAAGACGGGGAAAAGCTCACACTGACCCTGCAGATCGACGGTTCCGACCCGACCGAGCAGGCGCTCTCGGAGTACATCCAGCCGTGGATGGCCGACATCGGCATCGACCTCAAGGTCGAGGCCACCGACAGCGACACCCTCTCAGCGAACACCACCGCGGGGAACTACGACATGTACTTCTCGGGATGGTCGCTCGGCCCCGACCCCGACTACCAGCTCAGTATCAACACCTGCGCCAACCTGCCCACCGACACCGAGGGCAACGGCGGCACGACGCAGGACGGCTACTGCGATGAGGAGTTCGACTCGCTCTACGAGCAGCAGCGCACCGAGCTCGACCATGATGCTCGCGTCGAGCTCGTGCACGAGATGCTCGCGATGAACTACACCGCTTCGGTGCAGGTCGCGCTCTACTACCCGAACCAGCTCGAGGCCTACCGCTCTGACCGCTTCGAGAACTTCACGAAGATGCCGACCGACAACGGCATCATCGCGAACCAGTCCGGCTACTGGGGCTTCATGGACGTGACCCCGGTGGGCGAGAGCGGTTCGGGCGGCGGTTCGCAGACCGGCCTGTGGATCGTCATCGGCGGTGTCGTGGTGGTTGCCGCGATCGTCGTCGTGGTGATGATCTCGCGCCGCAAGAAGTCCGCGGACATCGAGTAA
- a CDS encoding M20/M25/M40 family metallo-hydrolase gives MRDSEPLALLHRLVHIESPSNDTAATARLAELLAVELEACGATVATEVTPAGTNLRAELAGEGAPVLLVGHLDTVWPVGTLAGEVPWRVDDDAVHGPGVFDMKSGIVAMVHALRALRGLPHRAVRIALVCDEEVGSPNSRDFVLRCAEGASAAIGFESPHPDGALKIGRRGSCRLRLEVTGRASHAALDPEAGVSAIDELIDQLLRVRAITSDPGLSSPVLCNVGTVHGGGRANVIPDAAHAELGLRFADAESEARVLDHLAALAPIRPGATLRVTRLSQRPTWQPSPADEALARELGLEGRPAAGGGDTNFLGAAGIPTVDGLGPRGAGAHATTEHASLASLNERIVQLQQFLQIR, from the coding sequence ATGCGTGATTCCGAACCCTTAGCACTGCTGCATCGCCTTGTGCACATCGAATCACCGTCGAACGACACCGCCGCGACCGCGCGGCTGGCCGAACTGCTCGCCGTCGAGCTCGAGGCCTGCGGCGCCACCGTCGCGACGGAGGTCACCCCGGCGGGCACGAACCTGCGCGCCGAGCTCGCAGGCGAGGGCGCCCCGGTACTCCTGGTCGGCCACCTCGACACCGTATGGCCCGTCGGTACGCTCGCGGGCGAGGTTCCGTGGCGAGTCGACGACGACGCCGTGCACGGCCCCGGCGTCTTCGACATGAAGTCGGGCATTGTCGCCATGGTGCACGCGCTGCGCGCCCTACGCGGACTGCCGCATCGGGCCGTGCGCATCGCCCTCGTGTGCGATGAGGAGGTCGGGTCGCCAAACTCGCGCGACTTCGTGCTGCGCTGCGCCGAGGGCGCATCCGCGGCCATCGGCTTCGAGTCACCGCACCCCGACGGCGCCCTGAAGATTGGGCGCCGCGGCAGCTGCCGATTGCGCCTCGAGGTCACCGGCCGCGCATCCCATGCCGCCCTCGACCCCGAGGCCGGCGTCTCGGCCATCGACGAGCTCATCGACCAGCTGTTGCGCGTGCGCGCCATCACGAGCGACCCGGGCCTCTCGAGCCCCGTGCTCTGCAATGTGGGCACGGTGCACGGCGGCGGGCGCGCAAACGTGATCCCCGATGCGGCACACGCCGAGCTCGGGCTGCGCTTCGCCGATGCCGAGTCGGAGGCGCGGGTACTCGACCACCTCGCCGCGCTCGCGCCCATCCGCCCCGGCGCGACCCTGCGCGTCACTCGCCTCAGTCAGCGCCCGACCTGGCAGCCGAGCCCCGCCGACGAGGCGCTCGCCCGTGAACTCGGCCTTGAGGGGCGACCCGCCGCCGGCGGCGGCGACACGAACTTCCTCGGCGCGGCAGGCATCCCGACAGTCGACGGGCTCGGACCGCGCGGCGCCGGCGCGCACGCCACCACCGAGCACGCGAGCCTCGCATCCCTCAACGAGCGAATCGTTCAATTGCAGCAATTCCTGCAAATTCGGTGA
- a CDS encoding GNAT family N-acetyltransferase, with the protein MAHQSSLVGRRLAGADELHEAAELYTRVFRYEPKRVNLNPLLVQAIIRNGGSAVGVYDDDRIVGFAYGFAGRDRDRVDFHYSQAAVVAPEYQGRGIGRLLKLLQRDVALEWGHERMRWAFDPLVARNGHFNLNTLGAVGLGFHPDYYDRADTDRIMVEWDLTGSTAREASPAPVLTSADWGAIVRDEERAWIGVPRHTPPLGSTERERVASRVRASLDGLLRAGNVLVDCLVVSEDTSVYLAVPREPGGRS; encoded by the coding sequence ATGGCGCATCAGTCGTCACTCGTGGGGCGGCGCCTGGCTGGTGCCGACGAGTTGCACGAGGCCGCCGAGCTCTACACCCGGGTGTTTCGGTACGAGCCAAAGCGGGTCAACCTAAATCCCCTTCTCGTGCAGGCGATTATTCGCAACGGTGGCTCGGCCGTCGGCGTCTACGACGATGACCGCATCGTTGGCTTTGCCTATGGCTTCGCGGGGCGCGACCGCGATCGCGTCGACTTTCATTACTCGCAGGCGGCCGTCGTGGCACCCGAATACCAGGGCCGCGGCATCGGGCGCCTGCTCAAGCTGCTGCAGCGCGATGTCGCGCTCGAGTGGGGGCACGAGCGGATGCGCTGGGCCTTCGACCCGCTCGTCGCGCGCAACGGCCACTTCAACCTCAACACCCTCGGTGCGGTCGGGCTCGGCTTTCACCCCGACTACTACGACCGGGCCGACACCGACCGCATCATGGTCGAGTGGGACCTCACTGGTTCGACGGCGCGTGAGGCCAGTCCGGCCCCGGTGCTGACGAGCGCGGACTGGGGTGCGATCGTCCGCGACGAGGAGCGCGCCTGGATCGGCGTGCCGCGCCATACGCCGCCGCTGGGCTCGACCGAACGCGAGCGAGTCGCCAGCCGGGTGCGCGCATCCCTCGACGGACTGCTGCGGGCCGGCAATGTGCTCGTGGATTGCCTCGTGGTCTCCGAAGACACCTCGGTGTACCTCGCGGTGCCGAGAGAACCAGGGGGCCGGTCATGA
- a CDS encoding MurR/RpiR family transcriptional regulator, protein MSEEDLNRSLVSPRDRFGNRVRKNLSAATMQERVVASDTRALADTYARLDESGAAQQAAAVVLGARRRFIAGEGKSAAYALLLATDLSATLSNIHLIEGRALTPIVALTDVRETDVLIVFAMRRYSAEVIRLGRLFHEAGGQLICITDSESAPLVDLANVVIIVDTGSASYADSPTPVVAVAHLLSTLISASAKGARRRLTERDRLAQELGLYEPDEEALSEN, encoded by the coding sequence ATGAGCGAAGAAGACCTCAACCGCAGCCTCGTCTCGCCACGCGACCGCTTCGGCAATCGCGTGCGCAAGAACCTGAGTGCCGCGACGATGCAGGAGCGCGTCGTCGCGAGCGACACCCGCGCCCTCGCGGACACCTACGCGCGCCTCGACGAGAGCGGTGCGGCGCAGCAGGCCGCCGCCGTCGTGCTCGGCGCGCGCCGGCGCTTCATTGCAGGCGAGGGCAAAAGCGCTGCCTACGCGCTGCTGCTCGCGACCGACCTCTCGGCGACACTTTCGAACATCCACCTCATCGAGGGCCGCGCGCTCACCCCGATCGTGGCGCTCACCGATGTGCGCGAGACCGACGTGCTCATCGTCTTCGCGATGCGCCGCTACAGCGCCGAAGTGATCCGTCTCGGGCGACTTTTCCATGAGGCCGGGGGGCAGCTCATCTGCATCACCGACAGTGAGTCGGCGCCGCTCGTCGACCTCGCGAACGTCGTGATCATCGTCGACACCGGCTCTGCCTCGTACGCCGACAGCCCCACGCCGGTCGTCGCCGTGGCGCACCTGCTCAGCACGCTCATCTCGGCGAGCGCGAAGGGGGCCCGCCGTCGGCTCACCGAGCGCGACCGACTCGCCCAGGAGCTCGGGCTCTACGAGCCCGATGAGGAGGCGCTCAGTGAGAATTGA
- the menC gene encoding o-succinylbenzoate synthase, with protein sequence MRIDRIRLFEVSLPLRRSFETSSHRKSAITHALVEATSADGAVGWGEIATPQDPFFGAETTGTAWLVAPEFLAPAVLDREWAHPKELEAAWAKVRGHEFAKAGFVGAAWDLFAQYEGRSLASVLGGTREVVQAGVSLGIEPSIDALLEQVQRQLDAGYSRVKLKIAPGWDLEPVTAVRAAHPHLDLHVDANGAYDWSDEVAELFERLDASALTMIEQPFGVRDFLAHQQLQRRIATPICLDESVVQLDDLETMVRLDAGRILNVKVSRMGGLTQARRAHDRASELGVPVWCGGMHEFGIGRAANVAVSSLPNFSLPSDVSGSDKYYEEDIIQPAVAAQGGTVAVPKVPGLGYEVRADRITELAKRVWDSAAARVPEAEEV encoded by the coding sequence GTGAGAATTGACCGCATCCGCCTCTTTGAGGTATCGCTGCCGCTGCGCCGCAGCTTTGAGACGAGTTCGCACCGGAAGAGCGCGATCACGCACGCGCTCGTCGAAGCCACGAGCGCCGACGGTGCGGTTGGCTGGGGTGAGATCGCGACGCCGCAGGACCCCTTCTTTGGCGCTGAGACGACCGGTACTGCCTGGCTCGTCGCGCCCGAGTTCCTCGCGCCCGCCGTGCTCGATCGCGAGTGGGCGCATCCCAAAGAGCTCGAGGCCGCGTGGGCGAAGGTGCGTGGCCACGAGTTTGCGAAGGCCGGCTTCGTTGGCGCGGCGTGGGATCTATTCGCGCAGTACGAGGGCCGCTCGCTCGCCTCGGTGCTCGGCGGCACCCGCGAGGTCGTGCAGGCCGGCGTCTCGCTCGGCATTGAACCATCGATTGACGCCCTGCTCGAGCAGGTGCAGCGGCAGCTCGACGCCGGATACTCGCGCGTCAAGCTGAAGATCGCGCCCGGCTGGGATTTGGAACCGGTCACGGCGGTGCGGGCCGCGCATCCGCACCTCGACCTCCACGTCGACGCGAACGGCGCGTACGACTGGAGCGATGAGGTTGCCGAGTTGTTTGAACGGCTCGATGCGAGCGCACTCACGATGATTGAGCAGCCCTTCGGCGTGCGCGATTTTCTCGCGCATCAGCAGCTCCAGCGGCGCATCGCCACGCCGATCTGCCTCGACGAGTCGGTCGTGCAACTCGACGACCTTGAGACGATGGTCCGGCTCGACGCCGGGCGCATCCTCAACGTCAAGGTGTCGCGGATGGGTGGGCTCACGCAGGCGCGCCGGGCGCACGACCGCGCGAGCGAGCTCGGCGTGCCGGTGTGGTGTGGCGGGATGCACGAGTTCGGCATCGGTCGCGCCGCGAACGTCGCCGTGTCGTCACTGCCGAACTTCTCACTGCCCTCTGATGTCTCGGGCAGCGACAAGTACTACGAGGAAGACATCATCCAACCCGCGGTCGCCGCGCAAGGCGGCACCGTCGCGGTACCGAAGGTGCCCGGCCTCGGCTACGAGGTGCGGGCCGATCGCATCACCGAACTGGCCAAGCGAGTGTGGGACTCCGCCGCCGCGCGGGTTCCGGAAGCAGAGGAAGTATGA
- a CDS encoding dipeptidase — protein MSPKYQVIDGHNDFAWECRKQFAYSTEPFEGPIATTQTDYPRLQAGGVAGQFWSVWVNPDKVSGAEQVVATLEQIDFVRRLIHDYPDRLAFTPTAAEARAAIAEGKIASLLGVEGGAQIHGSLAVLRNYARLGARYMTLTWSRTIDWADSATDEARHGGLTDFGREVVREMNRIGVLVDLSHVAPSTMRDALEVTQRPPMVSHSGAIGVNDHPRNVPDDVLAEIGARDGVAMVTFVPSFLTTEEPVTVKHAADHVDHFREVAGVHAVGLGGDFDGSADMPVGLEDVGGYPALFEELERRGWSEQELRGLGTENVLRVLEASDPDYRAFLSEVER, from the coding sequence ATGAGCCCGAAATACCAGGTCATTGACGGTCACAACGACTTCGCGTGGGAGTGCCGCAAGCAGTTCGCGTACTCGACCGAGCCGTTCGAGGGACCGATTGCGACGACGCAGACTGACTATCCGCGGCTGCAGGCGGGCGGCGTTGCGGGCCAGTTCTGGTCGGTGTGGGTGAACCCCGACAAGGTCTCCGGGGCTGAGCAGGTTGTCGCGACGCTTGAGCAGATCGATTTCGTGCGCCGGCTCATTCACGACTACCCCGACCGTCTCGCGTTCACACCGACCGCTGCCGAGGCGCGCGCCGCGATTGCCGAGGGCAAGATCGCCTCGCTGCTCGGCGTCGAGGGCGGCGCGCAAATTCACGGCTCGCTCGCGGTGCTGCGCAACTATGCGCGGCTCGGCGCGCGGTACATGACGCTGACGTGGTCGCGCACCATTGATTGGGCCGACTCGGCGACCGACGAGGCACGCCACGGCGGCCTCACCGACTTCGGCCGAGAGGTTGTGCGCGAGATGAACCGCATCGGCGTGCTCGTCGACCTCTCGCACGTCGCGCCGTCGACGATGCGGGATGCGCTCGAGGTGACACAGCGCCCGCCGATGGTGAGTCACTCGGGTGCGATCGGCGTCAATGATCACCCGCGCAACGTGCCCGACGATGTGCTCGCCGAGATCGGCGCGCGCGACGGGGTCGCGATGGTGACGTTCGTGCCCTCGTTCCTCACGACCGAAGAGCCGGTGACGGTGAAGCACGCCGCCGACCACGTCGACCACTTCCGCGAAGTGGCGGGCGTGCACGCCGTCGGCCTCGGCGGCGACTTCGACGGCTCGGCCGACATGCCCGTCGGGCTCGAGGACGTCGGCGGGTATCCGGCGCTGTTCGAAGAGCTCGAGCGTCGCGGCTGGAGTGAGCAGGAGCTGCGAGGCCTCGGCACCGAGAACGTGTTGCGCGTGCTCGAAGCATCCGACCCTGACTACCGCGCATTTCTCTCGGAGGTCGAACGATGA
- a CDS encoding type 1 glutamine amidotransferase, giving the protein MTNSSQSGPRRLGEWLAEAGLEVDERIGEEGLPVELDGYDGLVLLGGGLMPDADDEAPWLPTERALTASALEREVPTLGICLGGQVIAKVAGGEVRAEYGTPESGAVLIETTPEGRADPVLGVLGEGAHMIENHVDQITQLPPTAVHLAASVDVANQAFRVGSRMWGLQFHPEVGAERVASWDESALGRKGFDKAALAAAAMAVNDENIDASRRLVGAFAQQVHAYAEAAR; this is encoded by the coding sequence GTGACGAACTCTTCGCAGTCGGGGCCGCGGCGTCTGGGCGAATGGCTCGCCGAGGCCGGGCTCGAGGTCGACGAGCGCATCGGCGAGGAGGGATTACCGGTGGAGCTCGACGGCTACGACGGGCTGGTGCTGCTGGGCGGCGGGCTCATGCCCGATGCCGACGACGAGGCACCGTGGCTGCCAACGGAGCGCGCGCTCACCGCATCCGCGCTTGAGCGCGAGGTGCCGACGCTCGGCATCTGCCTCGGCGGGCAGGTGATTGCGAAGGTCGCTGGCGGCGAGGTGCGCGCCGAGTACGGCACGCCCGAAAGCGGCGCCGTGCTCATCGAGACGACGCCCGAGGGCCGCGCCGACCCGGTGCTCGGGGTGCTCGGCGAGGGCGCGCACATGATTGAGAACCACGTCGACCAGATCACGCAGCTGCCACCGACCGCGGTGCATCTCGCCGCATCCGTCGATGTCGCGAACCAAGCCTTTCGGGTTGGTTCGCGCATGTGGGGCCTGCAGTTTCACCCCGAAGTCGGTGCCGAGCGCGTCGCGAGCTGGGATGAGTCGGCGCTCGGACGAAAGGGCTTCGACAAGGCTGCGCTCGCGGCGGCGGCGATGGCCGTGAACGACGAGAACATCGACGCATCCCGTCGGCTCGTCGGCGCCTTCGCGCAGCAGGTGCACGCCTATGCGGAGGCGGCACGATGA
- a CDS encoding NAD(P)/FAD-dependent oxidoreductase, which produces MTKHVVVVGGGLIGLCTSYWLLRAGHRVTIVERSHLGAGAATGNAGELTPQMVAPLASSNTARDIVSGLFSTNSYLSIAPLKLPQLAGFGLGFLASSLPRQRAKGDAALAQFLPHMLPSLEAMAEDGVDTSGGGSGYLMTARDEPTLLAAHALYADRATRGWAEAPGEPLSGASLRAAEPALTPETEYGFMLPGEFSLDPVTFVASLIARVEELGAEVRTGLEAERLGSGASVISRDEDAREVEVRGDRVVLASGAWTTGLLRRSGIFCAASVTAGKGYSFTVPVERMPATLVHSMDLHCVAIPMHGRLRIVGMMEFDGMPERTNVDRFDVLAGFASQVIAGADWDARTDEWMGPRPMTSDGLPLLGRLPGRDEVIVAAGHNMHGLSLGPLTGQIVTDLVAGREPGVDGWPFDLGPFAVQRLL; this is translated from the coding sequence ATGACGAAACACGTGGTCGTCGTCGGCGGCGGGCTCATCGGGCTCTGCACCAGTTACTGGCTACTGCGGGCCGGGCACCGCGTGACGATCGTCGAGCGCAGCCACCTCGGGGCCGGCGCCGCGACCGGGAACGCGGGCGAGCTGACGCCGCAGATGGTCGCGCCCCTTGCCTCGAGCAACACCGCGCGCGACATCGTGTCGGGTCTGTTCTCGACGAACTCGTACCTCTCTATTGCGCCGCTCAAGCTGCCGCAGCTCGCGGGCTTCGGCCTCGGCTTCCTCGCCTCCTCGCTGCCGCGGCAGCGGGCGAAGGGCGATGCGGCCCTCGCGCAGTTCCTGCCGCACATGCTGCCGAGTCTCGAGGCGATGGCCGAGGACGGCGTCGACACCTCGGGTGGCGGCAGCGGCTACCTCATGACCGCGCGCGATGAGCCGACGCTGCTTGCCGCCCACGCGCTCTATGCCGACCGCGCCACTCGTGGCTGGGCCGAGGCGCCGGGTGAGCCGCTTTCGGGTGCCTCGCTGCGCGCCGCCGAGCCCGCGCTCACTCCCGAGACTGAGTACGGCTTCATGCTGCCCGGCGAGTTCTCACTTGACCCCGTGACGTTCGTCGCGAGCCTCATCGCACGCGTCGAGGAGCTCGGGGCCGAGGTGCGCACGGGCCTCGAGGCCGAGCGGCTCGGCTCGGGCGCATCCGTCATCAGCCGAGACGAGGATGCGCGCGAGGTCGAGGTGCGCGGCGACCGCGTCGTACTCGCCTCGGGAGCCTGGACCACCGGGCTGCTGCGCCGCTCGGGCATCTTCTGCGCCGCATCCGTCACCGCGGGGAAGGGGTACAGCTTCACGGTGCCGGTCGAGCGGATGCCCGCGACGCTCGTGCACTCGATGGACCTCCACTGCGTCGCGATTCCGATGCACGGGCGCCTGCGCATCGTCGGCATGATGGAGTTCGACGGCATGCCTGAGCGCACGAACGTCGACCGCTTCGACGTGCTCGCTGGCTTCGCCTCGCAGGTGATCGCGGGCGCCGACTGGGATGCCCGCACCGACGAATGGATGGGCCCGCGTCCGATGACCTCAGACGGCCTGCCGCTGCTCGGGCGGCTGCCGGGCCGCGATGAGGTGATCGTCGCGGCGGGCCACAATATGCACGGGCTGTCGCTCGGGCCGCTCACGGGGCAGATCGTGACCGACCTCGTGGCTGGGCGCGAGCCGGGGGTCGACGGGTGGCCGTTTGACCTGGGGCCGTTCGCGGTGCAGCGCCTGCTCTAG
- a CDS encoding VOC family protein: MALPGMHGTDHIGITVPDLDEAEDFFVRILGGTLIYSLGGKRSDDDWMQRQIGVHPRTAIEEIRFIRLGNGSNIELFKYDAADGQRPQPSNSDIGGHHLAIYVDDLDAAVAYLRAEHIEVMGEPVASAEAAAGQRWVYFRSPWGMQFELVSFPDGKAYERDAAVKLWHPAD, from the coding sequence ATGGCGCTTCCTGGCATGCACGGCACCGACCACATCGGCATCACCGTGCCCGATCTCGACGAGGCCGAAGACTTCTTCGTCCGCATCCTCGGCGGCACGCTCATCTACTCGCTCGGCGGCAAGCGCTCCGACGACGACTGGATGCAGCGGCAGATCGGCGTGCACCCGCGCACGGCGATCGAGGAGATCCGCTTCATTCGGCTCGGCAACGGCAGCAATATCGAGCTATTCAAGTACGACGCCGCCGACGGGCAGCGCCCACAGCCGAGCAACAGCGACATCGGCGGCCACCACCTCGCGATCTACGTCGACGACCTCGACGCCGCCGTCGCCTACCTGCGCGCAGAACACATCGAGGTGATGGGCGAGCCCGTCGCGAGCGCCGAGGCCGCCGCCGGGCAGCGCTGGGTGTACTTCCGCAGCCCGTGGGGCATGCAGTTCGAACTCGTCAGCTTCCCCGACGGCAAGGCCTACGAGCGCGACGCCGCGGTCAAGCTCTGGCACCCCGCCGACTAG